A window of Eulemur rufifrons isolate Redbay chromosome 18, OSU_ERuf_1, whole genome shotgun sequence genomic DNA:
TGGTGCAAGTAGCTCTGCTCCAGAGAGTAGGAGGACATGCTGGAGTGCAGGCCTGCAGAGGCCGCCGGGTTGCTGCTTGGCGTCAGGGTGGGCGGCTGCTTGAGGTAAGGCGAGGCGCCGGGCGAGCTCCAGTGCGCCGCAGGGCTCGTGTAGGGTGAGTGGCACTCGATGGCGCTCGCCATGGCCGGGGACGAGGGCactgggctgctgctgctgtctggGCCGTagtccccgccgccgccgccaccgccggcCGCACCGACGCCCCCGGGCCCTGCGGGCACCGGGCAGCTGGCCATGTAGGTGGAGCCCGGGTTGGGCGACATGTGCGGGacgtggtggtggtgatggtggtgggggtgAGCGTGGCTCGGGGCGCCCGCGCCGGCGTCATAGCCCGCGGGCATCATGTCGAGGCCGCCATAGCCGCCCTGGCCGTGGCAGCCCAGCGGCGCCGACGGAGGCGCCTGGAAGTCGAAGCCCTGGGGCAGCAGCGAGGCCCCAAAGCCCAAGCCGCTCACCACGCGGTGGTACATGGGCTTGAGCGCCTGGCACTTCCGCCTGAAGCCGCGCGGCCGGCGGCGGAACGAGCCCTCCTCGAACATGAACTCGCTGGCCGGGTCGATGGTCCAGTAGTGGCCCTTGCCGGGCCGCCCGAGCCCCTTGGGCAGCTTGATGAAGCACTCGTTGAGCGAGAGGTTGTGGCGCACGGAGTTCTTCCAGCCCTGGTAGGCGCCGCGGAAGAAGGGGAAGCGCGCCTGCAGGAACTGGTAGATCTCGCTGAGCGTCAGGCGCTTGCTGGGCGAGCTCTGGATGGCCATGACGATGAGCGCGATGTACGAGTAGGGCGGCTTCTCTGGCCGCCGCAGCCCCGAGCTCGCCTTCTTGGTGGCCCCGCTTcccgcgcccgcgccgccgccACTACCCGCGCTCTTGCAGGCGGCCGAGGGGGCGCTGGCCGAGTTggaggaggacgaggacgaggcGCAGGAGGCGGAGGACGACGACGACGAGGTGGTCTCCAGGGCGGCGGCGGCCGCTGCAGGCGGCGGGCTCATCAGGGCGGCCTGGAGCGCGCCGGGGGCCGGGCTGCACGCACGGCGGAgcggggcgggcggcgggcgcggcgggggcggcggcggcccgCCCTCGGTGGTCATCTGGGACCTGCGAGCGAGGCCGGGCCGCGGGGGCAAGCCCCGGGCCGGGAGCGGAGGCGCCGGAGCGGGGTCGGCCCAGAAGCCGGGCGTGCGCCCTAGCCCGCCGCCCGGGCTGCAGCCGTGGCCACTCCGGGCCAGCGCTTCGGCGTCGCCTCCCTCAGCTTCTCTGGGGCttctggcggcggcggcggcggcggcgggctggAGGCAACGCCCGGCGCATCACTGCCCGAGCCTCGGGCCCCTGCCTTGCGCAACGGCCTCCCAGGCCGCGGAGCCGAGGTGGCCGGACGCCGGGCAACTGCGCCCGCGAGCTGGGACCTCGGCCCGGACCCCGGGGACGAGCCCGACGTCTCCCTTCAGGAGAGCTCCTCGCTCTGTCTCTCGGACTTCCTCCCTCCCGCTCCCTCCCccggcctccctcccctgctccctccctcccccctccccctcccccctgccccctcctcgcGTCGCGCTGCGGCGGGGAGGGCGCGCTCGGCCGCCGCGCTcactcctccccctcccaacCTGGCGGCCGGCGCCCTCTCTTATCGTGGTCCTAGCTCGCAGGGTCCTCTTCGGCTTTTAATTCCTCTCTCGgcctctttccctttcccccacccaGCCTCTTTCTAACAGAGGCAAATCGCGGACTAACGTTTTGCTAAGGAGGACCCCCACCCCTAGCCAAACTCGACCACCTCTGACTTTGTGAAATCTTCCTTCTCTTTATCCCTTGCAGCAGCCCGGGCTTCTGGTTCCAGAAACTAGAGGGCCCCCCCACCAGTGGACCCACCTccgcctctctcctccccagcctcttctctccccctcccccacctcccctccccacttgtCTTGGCCCAGCCCAGGCGGAGCGGTGCTGCGGCCGGTGCCGCCACCGGACCCTCCTAAGCCGCCTTCCCCAGTGCCCGCATTGACTCCATCTGTCAACTTCGTTTAGACGTTGCCGCCCTCAGCCGCACGCCGGGGTGCCAGACGCCCAAAGGTAACGCGCCAATCCTCCCTTTCTGGCAGGGCCTGCAGGTTTCGCGACAATTGTCAGTAGAGGGAGAGCGCCGGGTGTGGGAGCAGTGTTGCGGGTCCCCAGACATTCACTGACGTTTGCGAACTTTGAGCAGAGGGATTTGGACCGAGAAACCTAGGCCAAGTTTTACAGACTCTGGAAACCTGGGTCATACAGGACTCAAGTTTGCATTCGCTTCCACTTTTCATTTTCCACTTCGTGttttgtagggaaaaaaatgcaaaaagaaggCCGACCCCGAGATAAGCGAGATAGCCGTATTTATATTCAGTCCGGAAGGGGTGTGCAACTGTCACTAGGTTTACATCCCCAGTCTCAACATTGCCCACCAAAAAAATGTACCATCTCTAAGCTAACTTCTATCCGAGAACTCGTCACGTCACCCCAGTTGTGGCCAATTCCTCTCTAAGTACGAGTCAGGctccgagagagagagagagagagagagagagagaggagagagagagatgtaccCTGGGGAGAAATCATTTCCAATGAGACCCGACAGTTAGTGATTGGATTACACGTGCGGGGAAATGTAGTCTGCGCAGGgctaggggctggggagagggaggagagcgGGAGGCTGGGACTGGTGGGGCCACACAAGGGCCGAggggagggctggagaggaggcGCTGCAGACCAGAGGACCAAATGGGAGGCAGAGCGGGGCGCACCGCTGCGTCTCCCCTGAAAGGACCAAGGCACagggtgtgtgtgctggggagatGGGGGAGGCGAGAGAAAGGGAGATTTGTGCAGGGATCTGGAGGGAGGCAAGAAGCAAAGAGCTTTGGTGGGACAGAGCTGAGGCAGGCCCCTTGAGGCTGGCACTGGCTTTCAGTGTCCCTGTAGTGCTCCAGGGACTGCTCCTGGCTGAGTGAGCTGAAGGGTCTGTAGGCACAGAGGagagggcggggtggggagggagaggtgggagggggctgggccggGGCTGGCCCCAGACAGTGACCTGAAGTTGAGTGGAAGCAGGCTTTTTCCATCAAACCCTGCCTGGATACCACACACGGAGACCGAGTGTCAGTTTACTGCCCTGAGCCGGCTCCTT
This region includes:
- the FOXF2 gene encoding forkhead box protein F2; the protein is MTTEGGPPPPPPRPPPAPLRRACSPAPGALQAALMSPPPAAAAAALETTSSSSSSASCASSSSSSNSASAPSAACKSAGSGGGAGAGSGATKKASSGLRRPEKPPYSYIALIVMAIQSSPSKRLTLSEIYQFLQARFPFFRGAYQGWKNSVRHNLSLNECFIKLPKGLGRPGKGHYWTIDPASEFMFEEGSFRRRPRGFRRKCQALKPMYHRVVSGLGFGASLLPQGFDFQAPPSAPLGCHGQGGYGGLDMMPAGYDAGAGAPSHAHPHHHHHHHVPHMSPNPGSTYMASCPVPAGPGGVGAAGGGGGGGDYGPDSSSSPVPSSPAMASAIECHSPYTSPAAHWSSPGASPYLKQPPTLTPSSNPAASAGLHSSMSSYSLEQSYLHQNAREELSVGLPRYQHHSAPVCDRKDFVLNFNGISSFHPSASGSYYHHHHQSVCQDIKPCVM